A region of Nocardioides sp. JS614 DNA encodes the following proteins:
- the tsaB gene encoding tRNA (adenosine(37)-N6)-threonylcarbamoyltransferase complex dimerization subunit type 1 TsaB: MLLALDSATPLVTVALHDGTDVVVELVAERSMKHAEQLAPLIERAMSDAGVVRQDLTAIAAGVGPGPFTGLRVGLVTARTLGFVLDIPVYGVCSLDVLAVEAVDTGAVTADFVVATDARRKEVYLARYDAEGLRLDGPVVGRPADLATDDPVVGEGAVLYPEVFPRRTGPTAPSAGWLARVVTDERAELCDPEPLYLRRPDAATPHAPKRVS; encoded by the coding sequence GTGCTCCTCGCCCTCGACTCCGCCACCCCGCTCGTGACCGTGGCGCTCCACGACGGCACCGACGTCGTCGTCGAGCTGGTGGCCGAACGGTCGATGAAGCACGCCGAGCAGCTGGCGCCGCTCATCGAGCGGGCCATGTCAGATGCGGGTGTCGTCCGACAGGACCTCACGGCCATCGCCGCGGGCGTCGGGCCCGGCCCGTTCACGGGCCTGCGTGTGGGGCTCGTGACGGCGCGGACCCTCGGCTTCGTCCTCGACATCCCGGTGTACGGCGTCTGCTCGCTCGACGTCCTCGCCGTCGAGGCGGTCGATACCGGCGCGGTCACGGCCGACTTCGTGGTCGCGACGGACGCACGCCGCAAGGAGGTCTATCTCGCCCGGTACGACGCGGAGGGGTTGCGGCTGGACGGGCCGGTCGTCGGCAGGCCCGCCGACCTGGCGACCGACGACCCGGTCGTGGGGGAGGGGGCCGTGCTCTACCCCGAAGTGTTCCCCCGCCGGACCGGGCCGACGGCGCCGAGCGCCGGCTGGCTGGCGCGGGTCGTGACCGACGAGCGCGCCGAGCTGTGCGACCCCGAGCCGCTGTACCTGCGGCGTCCCGACGCGGCGACCCCGCACGCGCCGAAGCGCGTGTCGTGA
- the hemG gene encoding protoporphyrinogen oxidase: MSRVVVIGAGIAGLTAARDLADAGQDVVVLESSPRAGGKLRRDQVAGVTVDVGAEAMLNRRPEGVGLAARLGLPLEHPTVASSRIWTRGELRPLPRSLMGIPLDLPQLEQSGVLSAEGLARVRAEPTLWPERFEPPDGDVSVGDLVDRRFGPEVTDRLVEPLLGGVYAGHARLISARASVPQLLDYASRGSVLEQAAAIPTTYDRPVFAGIPGGMGRLPEALADGLPAAGAVVRTGATVRGLARTPTGFALTVGPTTAPELVEADAVVLALPAAPAARLLADVAPAAATELAAVESASMVVVTFAFRGSDVPALAATDSSGFLVPPVDGRRVKAATFSFAKWGWVRAAGDGLLLLRTSLGRHREETALQATDEELVAWSLADLAEAVGPLAAPADTHVQRWGGGLPQYAVGHLDRVSRIRAAVAAVPGLAVCGAAYDGVGIPAVIGSARRAAAEVLALRP, encoded by the coding sequence GTGAGCAGGGTCGTCGTCATCGGCGCCGGGATCGCCGGCCTGACCGCGGCACGCGACCTCGCCGACGCCGGGCAGGACGTGGTCGTACTGGAGTCCTCGCCCCGGGCCGGCGGCAAGCTCCGCCGTGACCAGGTCGCCGGCGTCACGGTCGACGTCGGCGCCGAGGCCATGTTGAACCGCCGCCCCGAGGGTGTCGGCCTGGCGGCCCGCCTCGGGCTGCCTCTCGAGCATCCGACCGTCGCCTCGTCCCGGATCTGGACCCGCGGGGAGCTGCGGCCGCTGCCGCGCTCGCTGATGGGCATCCCGCTGGACCTGCCCCAGCTGGAGCAGTCGGGTGTGCTCTCGGCCGAGGGCCTGGCCCGGGTGCGTGCCGAGCCGACGCTGTGGCCGGAACGGTTCGAACCGCCCGACGGCGACGTCTCGGTCGGCGACCTGGTCGACCGCCGGTTCGGGCCCGAGGTCACCGACCGACTGGTCGAGCCGCTGCTCGGCGGGGTGTACGCCGGGCACGCGCGGCTGATCTCGGCGCGCGCGTCGGTGCCGCAGCTGCTCGACTACGCGTCCCGCGGCTCGGTCCTCGAGCAGGCCGCCGCGATCCCGACGACCTACGACCGGCCGGTGTTCGCCGGGATCCCGGGTGGGATGGGCCGGCTGCCCGAGGCGCTCGCCGACGGGCTGCCGGCCGCGGGTGCCGTCGTCCGCACCGGCGCCACGGTCCGCGGGCTCGCCCGCACCCCCACCGGCTTCGCCCTCACCGTCGGCCCGACCACCGCCCCCGAGCTGGTCGAGGCCGACGCGGTCGTCCTGGCCCTGCCCGCCGCACCGGCCGCCCGGCTGCTCGCCGACGTGGCGCCGGCCGCCGCCACCGAGCTGGCGGCCGTCGAGTCGGCGTCGATGGTCGTGGTGACGTTCGCGTTCCGCGGCAGCGACGTACCCGCCCTCGCGGCGACGGACTCCTCGGGCTTCCTCGTCCCGCCCGTGGACGGCCGCCGCGTCAAGGCCGCGACCTTCTCGTTCGCGAAGTGGGGCTGGGTCCGTGCCGCAGGCGACGGGCTGCTCCTGCTGCGCACCTCGCTCGGTCGGCACCGCGAGGAGACGGCGCTGCAGGCGACCGACGAGGAGCTCGTGGCCTGGTCGCTCGCCGACCTCGCCGAGGCCGTCGGGCCGCTCGCCGCGCCGGCCGACACCCACGTGCAGCGTTGGGGCGGTGGCCTGCCGCAGTACGCCGTCGGCCACCTCGACCGGGTGTCCCGGATCCGGGCCGCGGTCGCCGCGGTGCCGGGTCTCGCCGTCTGCGGGGCGGCGTACGACGGCGTGGGGATCCCGGCCGTGATCGGCTCCGCCCGTCGCGCCGCCGCGGAGGTGCTCGCCCTGCGCCCGTGA
- a CDS encoding type II toxin-antitoxin system death-on-curing family toxin, with the protein MTVLLTVEDLLSLVADLGVGPVRDVGLLDSAAHRPGAVLYGHEAYQDVDRKAAALLDSLVGNHALVDGNKRLGWLAVVVFYGLNGVDLGAPDDPAFELVMSVARREAPLDEIAATLVRWH; encoded by the coding sequence TTGACGGTTCTGCTCACGGTCGAGGATCTCCTGTCCCTCGTGGCGGACCTCGGGGTCGGACCGGTGCGCGACGTGGGTCTGCTGGACTCGGCAGCTCATCGGCCGGGGGCTGTCCTGTACGGACACGAGGCCTACCAGGACGTGGACCGCAAGGCAGCAGCGCTGCTCGACTCACTCGTTGGCAACCATGCGCTCGTCGATGGAAACAAGCGACTGGGTTGGCTGGCCGTTGTCGTCTTCTACGGCCTCAACGGCGTCGACCTCGGTGCGCCCGATGATCCTGCCTTTGAGCTCGTGATGTCCGTGGCGCGCAGAGAAGCGCCTCTCGACGAAATCGCAGCAACTCTGGTGCGCTGGCATTGA
- the hemQ gene encoding hydrogen peroxide-dependent heme synthase, with the protein MGPMSAKAKRAREINDSIRYTMWSVFRVADPLGPPDSGADRAAEGAEVEQLFAELEAADVVVRGVYDVAGLRADAELMIWWHAETSEALQDAYQRLRHTALGRRLEPVWSQLALHRPAEFNKSHVPAFLDDEEPPRKHVCVYPFVRSYEWYLLEDSERRHMLAEHGKMARDYPDVRANTVSSFALGDYEWMLAFEADELHRIVDLMRHLRAATARRHVREEVPFYTGARTPITELVHRLP; encoded by the coding sequence ATGGGCCCCATGAGCGCCAAGGCGAAGAGGGCACGCGAGATCAACGACTCCATCCGCTACACGATGTGGTCGGTGTTCCGGGTCGCCGACCCGCTCGGCCCGCCGGACTCCGGTGCGGACCGGGCCGCGGAGGGCGCCGAGGTCGAGCAGCTCTTCGCCGAGCTCGAGGCGGCGGACGTGGTGGTGCGCGGCGTGTACGACGTCGCCGGCCTGCGCGCCGACGCCGAGCTGATGATCTGGTGGCACGCCGAGACCTCCGAGGCGCTGCAGGACGCCTACCAACGGCTCCGCCACACCGCGCTCGGGCGTCGGCTGGAGCCGGTGTGGTCGCAGCTGGCGCTGCACCGTCCGGCGGAGTTCAACAAGAGCCACGTGCCGGCCTTCCTCGACGACGAGGAGCCGCCCCGGAAGCACGTCTGCGTGTACCCGTTCGTGCGCTCCTACGAGTGGTACCTCCTCGAGGACTCCGAGCGCCGCCACATGCTCGCCGAGCACGGCAAGATGGCCCGCGACTACCCCGACGTGCGCGCCAACACCGTCTCCAGCTTCGCGCTCGGCGACTACGAGTGGATGCTGGCCTTCGAGGCCGACGAGCTGCACCGGATCGTGGACCTGATGCGGCACCTGCGCGCGGCCACCGCCCGCCGCCACGTCCGCGAGGAGGTGCCGTTCTACACCGGCGCCCGGACCCCGATCACCGAGCTGGTCCACCGGCTGCCCTGA
- the msrB gene encoding peptide-methionine (R)-S-oxide reductase MsrB: MAYNVEKTDEQWREELSPDEYAVLREAATERAFTGEYNETETTGVYRCKACQAKLFESDTKFHSGCGWPSFYQPISDTIEYLEDTSHGMKRVEVRCSNCGSHLGHVFPDGYGTPTGDRYCINSISLTLEPNDS; this comes from the coding sequence ATGGCGTACAACGTGGAGAAGACCGACGAGCAGTGGCGCGAGGAGCTCTCGCCGGACGAGTACGCCGTGCTGCGCGAGGCCGCCACCGAGCGGGCCTTCACCGGCGAGTACAACGAGACCGAGACCACCGGGGTCTACCGCTGCAAGGCCTGCCAGGCCAAGCTCTTCGAGTCCGACACCAAGTTCCACTCCGGCTGCGGCTGGCCGTCGTTCTACCAGCCGATCAGCGACACGATCGAGTACCTCGAGGACACTTCGCACGGCATGAAGCGGGTCGAGGTCCGCTGCTCCAACTGCGGCTCCCACCTCGGGCACGTCTTCCCCGACGGCTACGGCACCCCCACCGGCGACCGCTACTGCATCAACTCGATCAGCCTCACGCTGGAGCCCAACGACTCCTGA
- a CDS encoding DUF4349 domain-containing protein — MRLTPVRTLVPALVVLAVVLTGCSGGADDVADSAANSAGGDGSSSVAGGQPTAEQQDPDAQRGAAYTAADAPADSVLSVVTKPGPVEPQQALIKKGNVSLRADDVGKAQFEVQRVVDKHGGKVPEEKTTTDEDGRPAYTRMVLRIPAAAFDDALAELKDLEGAELEAANTSTDDVTTKLIDTQTRVEAQRRSIARITTLFDRAQSIRDIMAIEAQLSQRQADLESLERQLAYLRGQASFSTIVVSIDQIPAKKATPKKEDDTGFVAGLSAGWGGLKTFAVALATILGAVLPWLAVLVVLGVPTLLLTRAARRRRPHPEPEPTEI; from the coding sequence ATGAGGCTCACCCCGGTCCGCACCCTGGTCCCCGCTCTCGTCGTCCTGGCGGTCGTCCTCACCGGCTGCTCCGGCGGCGCCGATGACGTCGCCGACTCCGCCGCCAACTCCGCGGGTGGCGACGGCAGCAGCTCGGTGGCCGGCGGGCAGCCGACGGCCGAGCAGCAGGACCCGGACGCCCAGCGCGGCGCGGCCTACACCGCCGCCGATGCTCCGGCCGACTCGGTGCTCTCGGTCGTGACCAAGCCCGGTCCGGTCGAGCCCCAGCAGGCGCTGATCAAGAAGGGCAACGTGTCGCTGCGCGCCGACGACGTCGGCAAGGCCCAGTTCGAGGTCCAGCGGGTCGTGGACAAGCACGGCGGCAAGGTGCCCGAGGAGAAGACCACGACCGACGAGGACGGCCGCCCGGCGTACACCCGGATGGTGCTCCGGATCCCTGCCGCGGCCTTCGACGACGCGCTGGCCGAGCTCAAGGATCTCGAGGGCGCCGAGCTCGAGGCGGCGAACACCAGCACGGACGACGTCACCACGAAGCTGATCGACACCCAGACCCGGGTCGAGGCCCAGCGGCGCAGCATCGCGCGGATCACGACCCTGTTCGACCGGGCCCAGAGCATCCGCGACATCATGGCGATCGAGGCCCAGCTGTCGCAGCGCCAGGCCGACCTGGAGTCCCTGGAGCGGCAGCTGGCCTACCTGCGCGGCCAGGCCTCGTTCTCGACGATCGTCGTCAGCATCGACCAGATCCCGGCGAAGAAGGCCACCCCGAAGAAGGAGGACGACACCGGCTTCGTCGCTGGTCTCTCCGCCGGCTGGGGCGGCCTGAAGACCTTCGCCGTCGCGCTGGCCACCATCCTCGGAGCGGTGCTCCCCTGGCTGGCCGTCCTCGTCGTCCTCGGCGTCCCCACCCTGCTGCTCACCCGCGCCGCCCGGCGCCGCCGCCCGCACCCCGAGCCGGAGCCCACCGAGATCTGA
- a CDS encoding LysE family translocator: MEVSALAAFIGVATTLVIVPGPDWAVVLGAGPRRSLVLPTVSGLAIGYIVITAVVVAGMAPLVAAEPAALTALSVVGGVYLLYVGVGIVRSPNRGVVPTATSSSRDAVHALGRGVGVSALNPKSLLFFLAFLPQFARTSAPWPFAVQLAVLGLTWVAIAATFYFALGFAVQTALTRRPRVTSRLAWISGAAMLLAGSALLAEQVIRAVH; the protein is encoded by the coding sequence GTGGAAGTGTCAGCGCTAGCGGCGTTCATCGGCGTCGCGACGACCCTCGTCATCGTGCCCGGTCCGGACTGGGCCGTCGTCCTCGGCGCCGGACCGCGTCGGTCACTCGTGTTACCCACCGTCAGCGGGCTGGCGATCGGGTACATCGTCATCACTGCAGTCGTGGTCGCCGGCATGGCACCCCTAGTCGCAGCCGAGCCCGCAGCCCTCACCGCCCTGTCTGTTGTCGGTGGCGTCTACCTGCTCTACGTCGGCGTCGGCATCGTGCGGTCGCCGAACCGGGGTGTCGTACCAACAGCCACGTCATCGAGCCGTGACGCGGTACATGCCCTGGGTCGTGGCGTCGGAGTCAGCGCCCTGAACCCCAAGTCCCTCCTGTTCTTCCTGGCGTTCCTGCCCCAGTTCGCGCGCACCAGCGCTCCATGGCCCTTCGCGGTCCAACTCGCAGTCCTCGGCCTCACCTGGGTCGCCATCGCCGCAACCTTCTACTTCGCCCTCGGATTCGCCGTCCAGACCGCCCTGACACGAAGACCACGCGTGACCTCCAGACTCGCCTGGATCTCAGGGGCAGCCATGCTTCTCGCCGGCTCCGCACTCCTCGCCGAACAGGTCATCCGCGCCGTGCACTGA
- a CDS encoding DNA polymerase domain-containing protein, translating to MAKVSAAEVRAGGRAVRVSSPDRVIYEATERTPEVTKLMVAEYFASVEDGLMRALRDRPTALERWTSGVREGMRLATGPQDKDADAFYQKRVPKGAPDYVDTVQVTFPSGRTAEEICPTEIAVPVWCAHMGTLVFHPWPVRRADVDRPDELRIDLDPQPGTSFADAVRVAGVARELLEELGLVGYPKTSGNRGVHIYVRIEPRWEFTDVRHAAIGFGRELARRDEGVTVEWWKEERGERIFVDFNQNNRDRTIASAYSLRPLPGAPVSTPVTWDELAGIGDPRDYNLFTVPDRVADGDPWASIDDTAYSLDPLLRLWEDLPGGELSFPPDYPKMPGEPPRVQPSKKVAAHWDEEGNRIDS from the coding sequence ATGGCGAAGGTGAGCGCGGCCGAGGTCCGGGCGGGCGGGCGCGCCGTCCGCGTGTCCAGCCCCGACCGGGTCATCTACGAGGCGACCGAGCGGACGCCCGAGGTGACCAAGCTGATGGTGGCCGAGTACTTCGCGAGCGTCGAGGACGGGCTGATGCGCGCGCTGCGCGACCGGCCCACGGCCCTGGAGCGCTGGACCTCGGGGGTGCGTGAGGGGATGCGGCTGGCGACCGGACCGCAGGACAAGGACGCCGACGCGTTCTACCAGAAGCGGGTGCCGAAGGGTGCACCCGACTACGTCGACACGGTCCAGGTCACCTTCCCGTCAGGGCGTACGGCGGAGGAGATCTGCCCCACGGAGATCGCCGTCCCGGTGTGGTGCGCGCACATGGGCACGCTGGTCTTCCACCCCTGGCCGGTCCGCCGGGCCGACGTGGACCGCCCCGACGAGCTGCGCATCGACCTCGATCCCCAGCCCGGCACCTCGTTCGCCGACGCGGTCCGGGTGGCGGGGGTGGCGCGGGAGCTCCTCGAGGAGCTCGGCCTGGTGGGCTACCCGAAGACGTCGGGCAACCGCGGGGTGCACATCTACGTGCGGATCGAGCCGCGCTGGGAGTTCACCGACGTCCGGCACGCCGCGATCGGCTTCGGCCGCGAGCTGGCGCGCCGCGACGAGGGCGTGACGGTGGAGTGGTGGAAGGAGGAGCGCGGTGAGCGGATCTTCGTCGACTTCAACCAGAACAACCGCGACCGCACCATCGCCTCGGCGTACTCCCTGCGTCCGCTGCCCGGCGCACCCGTCTCCACCCCGGTCACCTGGGACGAGCTGGCCGGCATCGGCGACCCCCGTGACTACAACCTGTTCACGGTCCCGGATCGGGTGGCCGACGGCGATCCGTGGGCGAGCATCGACGACACGGCGTACTCCCTGGACCCGCTGCTGCGGCTCTGGGAGGACCTGCCCGGCGGCGAGCTGAGCTTCCCGCCGGACTACCCCAAGATGCCGGGCGAGCCGCCGCGGGTGCAGCCGAGCAAGAAGGTCGCCGCGCACTGGGACGAGGAGGGCAACCGGATCGACTCCTGA
- a CDS encoding ferredoxin reductase yields MAGPTTIPWGRLRGAGDKLTTPLHPDDYLRLLNPLWSERELRGRVEEVIPETDDAATLVIRPGWGWHFDHRPGQYVGIGVQVDGRFQWRSYSVSSPPLRRGRTISITVRAMPEGKLSAHLVNGLAPGTIVRLAHPEGDFVLPDPPPPRMLFLVGGSGVTPVMAMLRTMDRRARKNGRALPDVVMHYSSPTPDRMIFRAELDELEARHESLAVHRLHTDLDGMLDLAHPDRGLDGICPDWREREAWACGPGPMLDAIAEHFKAAGLEDRLHLERFSLELGGEGGEGGTITFRNSGRSVEADGATTILEAGEEAGVGMPFGCRMGICHTCTLTLVSGKVRDLRNGEEFSQPNERVQTCVTAAVGDCTLDI; encoded by the coding sequence ATGGCCGGACCGACGACGATCCCGTGGGGTCGCCTGCGCGGAGCGGGCGACAAGCTCACCACGCCCCTCCACCCCGACGACTACCTGCGGCTGCTCAACCCGCTGTGGAGCGAGCGCGAGCTCCGCGGCCGGGTGGAGGAGGTGATCCCCGAGACCGACGACGCGGCCACGCTCGTGATCCGGCCCGGCTGGGGATGGCACTTCGACCACCGCCCGGGCCAGTACGTCGGGATCGGCGTGCAGGTCGACGGCCGCTTCCAGTGGCGGTCGTACTCCGTGAGCTCGCCGCCGCTGCGCCGCGGGCGGACCATCTCGATCACGGTCCGCGCGATGCCCGAGGGGAAGCTCTCGGCGCACCTGGTCAACGGGCTGGCCCCCGGGACCATCGTCCGGCTCGCCCACCCCGAGGGCGACTTCGTGCTGCCGGACCCGCCTCCGCCGAGGATGCTGTTCCTCGTCGGCGGCAGTGGCGTCACGCCGGTGATGGCGATGCTGCGCACGATGGACCGGCGGGCCCGGAAGAACGGCAGGGCGCTGCCCGACGTCGTCATGCACTACTCCTCGCCGACGCCGGACCGGATGATCTTCCGGGCCGAGCTCGACGAGCTGGAGGCCCGGCACGAGTCGTTGGCGGTGCACCGGCTGCACACCGACCTCGACGGGATGCTCGACCTCGCCCACCCGGACCGGGGCCTGGACGGCATCTGCCCCGACTGGCGCGAGCGGGAGGCCTGGGCCTGCGGGCCGGGGCCGATGCTCGACGCGATCGCCGAGCACTTCAAGGCGGCCGGTCTGGAGGACCGGCTGCACCTCGAGCGGTTCTCGCTCGAGCTCGGCGGTGAGGGCGGCGAGGGCGGCACCATCACCTTCCGCAACTCTGGCAGGTCCGTCGAGGCCGACGGCGCCACCACCATCCTCGAGGCGGGGGAGGAGGCCGGCGTCGGCATGCCGTTCGGCTGCCGGATGGGCATCTGCCACACCTGCACCCTGACCCTCGTCTCCGGCAAGGTGCGCGACCTGCGCAACGGCGAGGAGTTCTCCCAACCGAACGAGCGCGTGCAGACCTGCGTCACCGCCGCCGTCGGCGACTGCACCCTCGACATCTGA
- a CDS encoding ribbon-helix-helix protein, CopG family: MAMTLRLSSEDERLLAALAEAEGVSRHEATLRAIREAASRHAHQAKVADLSARARERYADVLDRLGR; encoded by the coding sequence ATGGCCATGACTTTGCGATTGAGTTCAGAGGACGAGCGTCTCCTGGCCGCGCTGGCGGAGGCTGAGGGGGTGAGTCGACACGAGGCGACCCTGCGCGCGATCCGTGAGGCGGCCTCTCGCCATGCGCACCAGGCCAAGGTGGCCGACCTGTCTGCCCGGGCTCGTGAGCGCTATGCAGACGTACTGGACCGGCTCGGCCGTTGA
- a CDS encoding Lrp/AsnC family transcriptional regulator encodes MDRTDRAIIEHLRRDAHLTNTELADLVGLTPSPCLRRVRRLEAEGVILGYHARINPAAVGRAFEVHVEFELANQAKATVKDFESGLIAFDEVIEARRMFGQPDYLALVAVADLHAYEVFMTEELMALPGMGRLQSRFAMKTIKSELAST; translated from the coding sequence ATGGACCGTACAGATCGCGCAATCATCGAGCACCTGCGTCGGGACGCTCACCTCACAAACACGGAACTTGCCGACCTAGTAGGACTTACGCCGTCCCCGTGTCTGCGCCGGGTCCGCCGCCTGGAGGCCGAAGGGGTCATCCTCGGCTACCACGCCAGGATCAACCCGGCTGCGGTCGGCCGAGCGTTCGAGGTCCATGTCGAGTTCGAACTGGCCAACCAGGCCAAGGCCACGGTCAAGGACTTCGAGTCCGGCCTGATCGCCTTCGACGAAGTAATCGAGGCACGCCGCATGTTCGGGCAGCCCGACTACCTCGCGCTGGTGGCGGTAGCCGACCTGCATGCCTACGAGGTCTTCATGACTGAAGAGTTGATGGCGCTGCCGGGGATGGGACGCCTCCAATCGCGCTTCGCCATGAAGACCATCAAGAGCGAGCTGGCCTCCACTTGA
- a CDS encoding helix-turn-helix transcriptional regulator gives MSARNRVVSVMVLSEQPVIAAGVEHLLARFPDRVVVVDAADADADTVVVYDVFGLYVGEQDDFERLVKEHPDRVLALSRVLQPGLTARALDLGAVASISVGLHAEELVAAIEAFAAGHLQDGSQADLDNQADRRRQLGRDVNLTPREQDVLGLIVAGCSNEELAAELYLSINTVKSLIRSVYRKLEVTSRAQAVAWGVDHGFPSAGERGQDAPEA, from the coding sequence ATGTCCGCGCGCAACCGGGTGGTGTCGGTGATGGTCCTGTCCGAGCAGCCCGTGATCGCAGCCGGGGTCGAGCATCTGCTCGCCCGGTTCCCGGACCGGGTCGTCGTCGTCGACGCAGCGGACGCGGATGCCGACACCGTGGTGGTGTACGACGTGTTCGGCCTCTACGTCGGCGAGCAGGACGACTTCGAGCGGTTGGTCAAGGAGCACCCGGACCGGGTGCTCGCCCTCTCCAGGGTCCTCCAGCCGGGACTGACCGCGCGGGCCCTGGACCTCGGCGCGGTCGCGTCGATCTCCGTGGGCCTGCACGCGGAGGAGCTCGTGGCCGCGATCGAGGCCTTCGCCGCTGGGCACCTGCAGGACGGCTCCCAGGCGGACCTGGACAACCAGGCCGACCGGCGCCGCCAGCTGGGGCGTGACGTCAACCTGACTCCGCGCGAGCAGGACGTCCTCGGGCTGATCGTCGCCGGCTGCTCCAACGAGGAGCTGGCGGCCGAGCTCTACCTCAGCATCAACACCGTCAAGAGCCTGATCAGGTCGGTCTACCGCAAGCTCGAGGTCACCAGCCGCGCCCAGGCCGTCGCCTGGGGCGTCGACCACGGCTTCCCGTCCGCGGGCGAACGCGGGCAGGACGCCCCCGAGGCGTGA
- a CDS encoding GNAT family N-acetyltransferase, translated as MTVRPATAEDAAAIAALERDNLGADAWSPALVQEGVAGNLPTVAYLVAEVDGDAGPQVVGHAATSVVADIAELQRIAVDPAHRRTGVATELLDAAVAAARAGGADRLLLEVREDNAGALAFYAARGFVEVDRRRRYYRDGATAVVLRLGLGPACSYGR; from the coding sequence GTGACCGTCCGCCCGGCGACCGCCGAGGACGCCGCGGCGATCGCCGCCCTCGAGCGGGACAACCTCGGCGCCGACGCCTGGTCGCCCGCGCTCGTCCAGGAGGGTGTCGCCGGCAACCTGCCGACCGTCGCCTACCTGGTCGCCGAGGTGGACGGCGATGCCGGGCCGCAGGTCGTGGGGCACGCGGCCACCAGCGTGGTCGCTGACATCGCCGAGCTCCAGCGGATCGCGGTCGATCCCGCCCATCGGCGTACCGGTGTGGCGACCGAGCTCCTCGACGCGGCGGTCGCGGCCGCCCGGGCGGGCGGCGCCGACCGGCTGCTGCTGGAGGTGCGCGAGGACAACGCGGGCGCGCTGGCCTTCTACGCCGCCCGGGGCTTCGTCGAGGTCGACCGGCGCCGCCGCTACTACCGCGACGGCGCCACCGCTGTCGTCCTGCGCCTGGGCCTCGGCCCGGCGTGCTCCTACGGCAGGTAG
- a CDS encoding fatty acid desaturase family protein, whose amino-acid sequence MAISDVKEYTHLTEAEVEQIGRELDAIRAEIEDSRGAADAAYINRIITIQRGLAAAGRVALFASNRKPAWAAGVGLLAVAKILENMEIGHNVMHGQWDWMNDPEIHSSNWEWDTAQPAEQWKHSHNYVHHQFTNVLGYDNDIGYGILRMAREQKWHPANLGQPVYNALLATLFEWGVALHDLDIERIRKGEKDPKEMKRQLKQIFRKGRNQILKDYVVYPALSGRNWKTTLTANLTANVIRNLWSYGIIFCGHFPDGALHFTEEEIEDETRSEWYLRQILGAANFNGSPLLHVMSGNLGFQIEHHLFPDLPSNRYAEIAVRVRELCDKYDLPYTTGPLHRQYGQALRTIIKLSLPNSMTSGNQPPPVAEPPSPERDRKRRSDAERPPRRRELGGWMRSAS is encoded by the coding sequence ATGGCCATCTCGGACGTCAAGGAGTACACCCACCTCACCGAGGCGGAGGTGGAGCAGATCGGCCGCGAGCTCGACGCGATCCGGGCCGAGATCGAGGACTCGCGCGGCGCCGCGGACGCGGCGTACATCAACCGGATCATCACGATCCAGCGGGGGCTGGCCGCGGCCGGCCGGGTGGCGCTGTTCGCCAGCAACCGCAAGCCCGCTTGGGCCGCGGGCGTCGGGCTGCTCGCGGTGGCGAAGATCCTCGAGAACATGGAGATCGGCCACAACGTCATGCACGGACAGTGGGACTGGATGAACGACCCCGAGATCCACTCCTCCAACTGGGAGTGGGACACCGCGCAGCCGGCCGAGCAGTGGAAGCACAGCCACAACTACGTCCACCACCAGTTCACCAACGTGCTCGGCTACGACAACGACATCGGCTACGGCATCCTCCGGATGGCGCGCGAGCAGAAGTGGCACCCGGCGAACCTCGGACAACCCGTCTACAACGCCCTGCTCGCGACCCTGTTCGAGTGGGGGGTGGCCCTGCACGACCTGGACATCGAGCGGATCCGCAAGGGCGAGAAGGACCCGAAGGAGATGAAGCGGCAGCTCAAGCAGATCTTCCGCAAGGGCCGCAACCAGATCCTCAAGGACTACGTCGTCTACCCGGCGCTGTCCGGTCGCAACTGGAAGACCACGCTGACCGCCAACCTCACCGCCAACGTGATCCGCAACCTGTGGTCCTACGGGATCATCTTCTGCGGACACTTCCCCGACGGGGCGCTGCACTTCACCGAGGAGGAGATCGAGGACGAGACCCGCTCGGAGTGGTACCTGCGCCAGATCCTGGGCGCGGCCAACTTCAACGGCAGCCCGCTGCTGCACGTCATGAGCGGCAACCTCGGCTTCCAGATCGAGCATCACCTGTTCCCGGACCTGCCGAGCAACCGGTACGCCGAGATCGCGGTGCGGGTGCGCGAGCTGTGCGACAAGTACGACCTGCCCTACACCACCGGGCCGCTGCACCGGCAGTACGGCCAGGCGCTGCGCACGATCATCAAGCTCTCGCTGCCGAACTCGATGACCTCGGGCAACCAGCCTCCCCCGGTGGCGGAGCCGCCGAGCCCGGAGCGGGACCGCAAGCGCCGCTCCGACGCCGAGCGGCCGCCCCGACGCCGGGAGCTCGGGGGCTGGATGCGGAGCGCCTCGTGA